The window TATTTTTCTAATATAGCAAAGGTAACTCGAAATATGGCTGTTTTACACATATTGGTAGGCACAACCTCCGGCAATACCGAATTTCTAGCAGACACCATAAGCGATGAACTCATAGAGCAAGGGTTTGAAACCGAGCTTCATTACGAGCCAGAATTAGAAGCCCTACCAACCTCAGAGCCCTGGTTAGTGCTTTTATCCAGTCATGGCGCTGGTGACTACGCCGATTCGATGCTCGATTTTTACGATGAAATCACCGCTCCGCAAACGCCCGATTTAGGCGATCTTAATTACGCCGTTATTGCTATTGGTGAATCGTCTTATGACACCTTTTGCCAGGCAGGTCGTCATTGTGACGAACGTTTGCAGGAACTCGGTGGCACCCGAATGTTAGAGCGAATGGAAATCGATATGCTACAAGACGATCCAGAACAAAAAGCGTCGCAGTGGATCCCGTCAATGGCAGATGCATTAAAGGCTCTGTGATCATACCCACAGGCTTTTGCACAACGTTATTCAGCTGTGATTAAGATAGGAATAAGATCGCTTAAGCACTGTCTACGAAATGGGTATAACTGTGGGGACAATTCGATCTGTGTATAACTACCCTAGTTATCCACGATCTATGATCGGGGTTATTATGCAGTTATCTACACTTTTTGATCGCTCTGAACGCATTGAATATAAAAGCATTCAGCGATCTATTCACAGAAAACCGCTGACTAGTAATAATAATAATAAAAGATCTAAATAAGATCCTTTATTGATCTTTTTTTAGATCAAAACCAGTGAACGAAATTTAACCGTTTCGATCTGAGTCAAAGCACGTTAAAATAATCGGCTATTTTTCTCTTCTTTAACGAAAGGTCATTTAAATGTCACAACAGAGCCAACAACACTTTGATGTTATTGTTGTCGGTGGAGGACACGCCGGAACGGAAGCCGCGCTTGCTGCCGCACGTTCAGGTGTTAATACCCTATTGCTTACGCACAATATTGATACTTTAGGACAAATGTCTTGTAACCCCGCTATTGGCGGCATAGGGAAAGGTCATTTAGTTAAAGAGATTGATGCTTTGGGCGGTGTTATGGCTAAAGCCGCCGACAAAGCAGGCATTCAATTCAGAACATTGAATTCATCGAAAGGCCCGGCGGTACGTGCAACACGCGCTCAAGCTGACAGACAGCTTTATAAGCAAGCCATACGCTATGCACTAGAAACGCAACCCAACCTGTCGATATTCCAGCAAGGGTGCGATGATTTGATCGTAGAAAACGATCAAGTCACCGGTGTCGTTACCCAAATGAGGCTTAAATTCACGGCTAAAACCGTTGTATTAACGGTGGGAACCTTCCTGGGCGGTCAAATTCATATTGGTTTGGATAATTACCAAGGTGGTCGTGCAGGTGATCCTCCTGCCAATGCACTGGCAAAACGATTACGTTCTTTGCCACTTCGTGTTGAGCGACTGAAAACCGGTACCCCCCCGCGTATTGCCAGTCATAGCATTGATTTCTCAGTGATGCAGGAACAACCGGGTGATAACCCGACCCCAGTATTTTCTTACATGGGGTCGCAGGCTGATCATCCTGAGCAAATCCCGTGCTACATCACTCATACCAATGAAAATACACACGATATTATTCGTTCAGGCTTGGATCGTTCGCCCATGTATTCGGGCGTTATTGAAGGCGTAGGACCACGGTATTGTCCATCAATAGAAGACAAAATTATGCGATTTGCTGATAAGGGGTCGCATCAGATTTTTGTTGAACCTGAAGGGCTGGATACTTTTGAAGTGTATCCGAATGGTATCTCAACCAGCTTGCCATTTGACGTACAGCAACAATTAGTGCGTTCAATTAAAGGTTTCGAGAACGCGCATATTACGCGTCCTGGTTACGCCATTGAATATGATTACTTTGATCCAAGAGATCTAAAACAATCACTGGAAACCAAAGTCATTAATGGTTTGTTCTTTGCTGGACAAATTAACGGGACAACAGGTTATGAAGAGGCCGGTGCGCAAGGTCTTATTGCAGGCTTAAACGCTGCGCTACAAGCTCAGGGTAAAGAATCCTGGTCACCACGTCGCGATCAAGCCTACATGGGCGTATTGATCGATGATTTATCGACTCTGGGAACTCAAGAACCCTATCGAATGTTCACCTCTCGGGCGGAATACCGATTGTTATTGCGTGAAGATAATGCCGATATTCGCTTAACCGAGATTGGTCGTAATCTTGGTTTGGTCGATGACGAACGTTGGGCAGCATTTAATGAAAAAATGGACGCTGTTGAGCAGGAAAAACAGCGTTTGAAAGCGACCTGGGTTCATAAAGATCACTCAGCCGTTGATCAAATTAATGCACTGGTGAAAAGCCCTGTCACCAAAGAAGTCAATGGTGAAGAGTTATTACGTCGTCCGGAAATTCATTACAAAGATTTGGCTAAAACAGAATTTTTCTCGCCAGGGCTGGCTGACCCTGCTGCTGCAGAGCAGGTTGAAATTCAAATCAAATACGCGGGTTATATTTCGCGTCAGCAGGACGAAATTGCAAAACAACAACGTCATGAAAATACCTTACTGCCGTCGCCGTTCGATTACGCTAAAATTAAGGGTTTATCGAACGAAGTCATTGCGAAGCTGAATGATCATCAGCCGGAAACTGTGGGTAAAGCAGCTCGCATATCAGGTATAACGCCGGCGGCAATTTCCATGTTATTGGTGCATCTTAAAAAACAAGGGTTGTTGCGCAAAAGTGCTTAAGGATTGAGTGTGGAAGAGCAGTTAAAGCAGTATTTACAGCAAGCTGACATAACCCTGACAGACCAGCAAGTTCAACAACAAGTCGCGCTTGTTGGTTTATTAGATAAGTGGAATAAAGCGTACAATTTGACCAGTGTACGTAATCCAAATGATATGCTTACTCGGCATATTATGGACAGTGTAACCGTACGACCCTATTTACAAGGGCAGCGTTTCATTGACGTTGGAACGGGTCCTGGTTTGCCGGGGCTGCCGCTGGCTATAGCTGAACCGGACAAAGAATTTGTATTACTGGACAGTTTGGGTAAACGAATTCGTTTTATTCGCCAAGTTTGTCACGAACTAAAATTGGATAATGTCACCGCTGTTCAGGCCCGCGTTGAAGAATATCAGGATGAGGCTCAGTTTGATGGTGTTATCAGTAGAGCCTTTGCCTCGCTTAATGATATGCTGAGTTGGTGTCAGCATTTACCGAAAAAGAACGGTAAATTTTATGCATTGAAAGGTTTATACCCTCAAGATGAGTTAGACGAGTTGACTGAGGGATTTGAAGTCGATGATATTCAGCAAATTAACGTTCCGGGCATTGACGCGAGCCGACATATCGTCATTATAAGCAAACGGTCGTAAAACCGAGCGTCGAGTCGACGACAACAACAAGAGGTTACCAAACCCGTGGCTACAACCATTGCTATTGCAAACCAAAAAGGTGGCGTTGGAAAAACAACAACAGCGGTGAATTTAGCGGCCTCTATGGCGGCTACTCGCCGTAAAGTGCTGCTTATTGATTTAGATCCACAGGGTAATGCCACTATGGGCAGCGGCGTCGATAAGTACGACGTTGAAAACACCATTTACGAACTGTTGATAGAAGAAAAGCCGGTCAAAGACGTTGCTATCACAGACACCAATGGAAAATACCATCTTATTGCCGCTAACGCAGACGCTACTGCCGCTGAAATAAAATTAATGGAAGTATTTGCTCGCGAACTGCGGTTACGTAATGCATTGAAGTCAGTTCAGGATAGTTACGATTTTATCTTTATTGACTGCCCGCCATCGCTGAATATGTTGACCGTGAATGGTATGGCGGCGGCTGACTCTATTTTAGTACCAATGCAGTGCGAATATTATGCCTTAGAAGGCTTAACGGCATTAATGGAAACGATTCGTCAGCTTGCTGATGTTGTGAACCCGGGGCTTGAGATTGAAGGTATACTGCGAACCATGTATGACCCTCGCAATCGCCTGGCAAATGATGTTTCTGAACAGTTAAAAAATCACTTTGGTGATAAGGTTTATCGTACCGTCATACCCCGTAACGTTCGCTTAGCCGAGGCGCCCTCGTTTGGTGCGCCGGCAATGTACTATGATAAATCGTCAACGGGCTCGAAAGCCTACTTGTCATTGGCCGGTGAGCTGATTCGACGAGCAGAAAGCAAAAATAACAGCGTTGTAGAAGAATCTTAACAAGGGAATTTATTCAGCATGTCGGCAAAAAAACGAGGACTGGGTCGCGGTTTAGATGCGCTTTTAACGAGTAACCAGCAAAACTCTGAGCGTCAATCATCAGAACAAGTTTCTGAAGAAGCAAAAGGCGAACTTCAAAAACTGCCTATTGAACAGCTGAAACCGGGCCGTTATCAACCTCGTAAAGACATGTCGCCTGAAGCGTTGGAAGACTTAGCGGCTTCCGTTAAAGCGCAAGGCATTATCCAGCCGATTGTGGTACGCCCTACCGGTAAAGATGAATACGAAATTATTGCAGGCGAACGACGGTGGCGTGCGGCGCAGTTGGCTAAGCTTGATATGGTGCCTTGCTTAGTTAAAAACGTACCTGATGAAGCGGCGGTTGCAATTGCGCTCATTGAAAATATTCAGCGCGAAGACTTAAACGCCATGGAAGAAGCCACCGCGTTACAACGTTTGCTTGATGAATTTCAAATGACTCATCAGGACGTGGCTCAAGCCGTGGGAAAATCGCGTACTACTGTGACGAATTTATTGCGTCTTAATAACCTTGAAGAAGGCGTTAAAGTACTTTTAGAGCGCGGTGACATCGAACTGGGTCATGCTAAATTACTTCTAGCTTTGCAAGGTGAGCAACAAGCTGACGTTGCTCAGCAAATCGTCGCAAAAGATATGACCGTACGTGACGCAGAAAAACTTGTTCGCCGTACCATTGACCCTCCTAAACAACCTGAAAAACCAGAGCCTGACGCTAATATTGAACATTTGGAAACTAAGTTGTCAGAAACACTCGGTGCAAAAGTGCAAATCAATCACGGCCGAAAAGGCAAAGGTAAACTGGTTATCAACTATACAAGTCTTGATGAACTGGACGGGATACTGACCCACATCAAGTAAAAATCTGCATCTTACTGAAACGTGTAGAACTTTTGTTAAATGGCATAGAAAACAACGCCTACAGCCAAATTTGTTTGCAATTTCGGGGTAGATCTTTATACTAGCGCCAGTTTCATTACAGCTGTCTAAAAGCTGTGCAACAAGAGCCGCCAGTTAAAAGGTTTTACATCGTGACACAGGCATTGAATGCGGTAGGTAAACAACTGGCAGGAAAAATCGTTGCAACACAATTTTTGGTGTTGCTGGTTGCATCATTAGTCACGATCACAATTTCTAGCTTACAGTCGGGCCTTGGTATTTTATCCGGCGGACTGTCAGCGGTAATACCCAACGCTCTATTTGCCGTCATAGCGTTTCGTCATGCAGGCGCAAGAGCGAATAAAAAGGTCGTCCAGAGCTTTTTTGTGGGCGAAGGCGTAAAGTTAATTTTAACGGCAGTGCTGCTCGTATTGGCGTTGCTGGTAACAAATTTTAATCCTGTGTGGTTGTTAACGGGTTTTGTCATTACCGTCATCATGCAGTGGATTGCACCAATTTTGTTTTTAAAATCAACGTAACTGGGAAACAACATGATAAGTGGAGAGCAAACTCCGACTCAGTATATTCAACACCACCTTCAAAACTGGACGGTCGGTGAGGGATTCTGGGCGGTTAATGTCGATACTATCTTTTGGTCCGTGTTACTGGGTACGCTGTTTCTGTGGAGTTTCCGCAGAGTAGCGAAAAAATCCTCTGCGGGGGTACCTGGTAAGTGGCAATGCTTTGTCGAGATGATCGTCGAATTCGTCGATAATAGCGTCAAAGAGTCCTTTCACGGTAAAGATAAACTCATTGCACCTTTAGCGTTAACTATTTTCGTCTGGATATTCCTGATGAACTTAATGGACCTTGTGCCGGTTGACTGGCTGCCAACAGCGGCTATGTATATTGGCTATGGTCTTGGTTTCGTGGATGATCCGCACGACGTTTATTTCAAAGTGGTGCCAACCACCGATTTAAACACCACCTTTGCATTGAGTCTGAGTGTTTTTGCTCTAATTATTATCTACTCAATCAAGTACAAAGGCATCAAAGGTTTTACCAAAGAAATGACCCTAAACCCGTTCAATCACTGGGCGCTTATTCCGGTCAACTTTGTGCTTGAAAGCATTACCTTACTGGCAAAACCAGCGTCACTGGCGCTACGTTTGTTCGGTAACCTTTATGCGGGTGAGTTAATCTTCATTCTTATTGCTATGATTGGTTTTTGGCAGCTGCCAGCGCACTTTGCCTGGGCGGTATTCCATATTCTGGTCATTGTATTGCAAGCGTTTATTTTCATGATGCTGACTATTGTTTACTTAAGCATGGCGTCATCTGAACACTAAGTTTTAATACGTTTTAACTGAAAAGTTTTTGTTTTACTTTTTAACTTTAATCTACTGAAAAACTGGAGAAATCAATGGAAACTGTAGTTGCTTTTACTGCTATCGCTGTATCAATCATGATCGGTCTTGCTGCACTAGGTACAGCACTTGGCTTCGGTATGCTGGGTGGTAAATTCCTGGAAGCTGCTGCTCGTCAACCTGAATTAGCGCCTCAGCTGCAAGTTAAAATGTTCATCGTAGCGGGTCTTATCGATGCTATCGCGATGATCGGTGTTGCGGTTGCATTGTTATTCACTTTCGCTAACCCGTTCTTAACTCAGTTAGGCTAAGCGCGATTCGACGGTCACCAGATAAAGGAGGTCCGTTGTGGATATCAACGCAACTCTAATTGGACAAACGATCGCGTTCATCGTGTTCGTGTGGTTCTGCATGAAGTTCGTGTGGCCACCGATCATCAATGCTATCGAAGAGCGTCAGAAGAAAATTGCTGACGGTCTAAATGCGGGCGAACGCGCTCAAAAAGATTTAGAAAAAGCCCAGGAAGAAATTGCTGAGCAGCTAAAAGAAGCGAAACAGCAGGCGGCTGAAATCGTTGAACAGGCGAAAAAACGTGGCGCTAAAATCGTTGAGGAAGAAACTCAACGTGGTCACGAAGAACGTGAAAAAATCGTTGCGTCGGGTCACGAAGAAGTCACTGCTGAGCGTAACCGCGCTCGCGAAGAGCTGCGCAAGCAAGTTGCTGTTCTTGCAGTAACAGGGGCTCAGAAAATCATCGAGCGTGAAATTGATAAAGACGCTCACAGCGACATTGTTGAAAAACTGGTCGCTGAACTTTAATAAAGGGGTTTAGAGCTTATGTCAGAATTGACTACGGTCGCTCGCCCCTACGCTAAAGCAGCTTTTGATTTTGCTTTGGAACAAGGAGCGCTTGATAAGTGGGACGAAATGCTCTCTTTTGCTGCCTCGGTAGCACAGGATGAAGCTATAGCGTCTTTCTTGAGCAGCTCTGCGACTGTTGGAAAAACCACGGAAGTATTTCTTGGTGTTTGCGGCGATGAAATCGACGACAACATGAAGAATTTCCTTAAGGTTATGGCGGAAAACGAACGTTTACCGGCCTTACCAGCAGTAAGTGAGCTTTATCAGGCGTTTCGTGCAGAATATGACAAAGAAGTTACTGTCGATGTCAAATCAGCCACTCGGTTACTGAAAGCACAGCAAACTGAGTTAAGCAAAGCACTGGAAAAACGTCTGCAACGCAAAATTAAGCTGAACTGCAGTGTTGATAAGTCCATCATTGGTGGGCTGGTCATTGAAGCAGGTGACACCGTTATCGATGGCACCTTGCGTGGCAAGCTCGATAGACTTGCCACCGCACTGCAATCCTAATTGGGGACTTGAGCATGCAATTGAATTCAAATGAAATCGCAGAACTTATCAAACAGCGAATTGAGAAGTTCGAAGTCACCAGCGAAGCTCGTAACGAAGGTACCATCATGTCTGTTCAAGACGGTATCATTCGTGTTCACGGACTTGCAGACTGTCTGCAAGGTGAAATGATTGAGCTTCCTGGTAATCGTTACGCTATCGCATTGAACCTTGAACGTGATTCGGTCGGTGCGGTTGTTATGGGCCCTTATGCAGATTTGCAGGAAGGCACCAAAGTAAAATCTACCGGTCGTATCTTAGAAGTTCCGGTTGGTGAAAAACTGTTAGGCCGTGTGGTTAACACGCTGGGTCAACCTATTGATGGTAAAGGCCCTGTTGAAGCGGACGGCTATGAGCCAGTTGAGAAAATCGCACCAGGTGTTATCGAACGTCAATCAGTTGATCAGCCAGTTCAAACGGGTTACAAATCAATTGACTCGATGATCCCAGTCGGTCGTGGTCAGCGTGAGCTTATCATCGGTGACCGTCAAACTGGTAAAACTGCCCTAGCTGTTGACGCCATCATTAACCAGAAAAACTCTGGTATTAAGTGTGTTTACGTAGCCATTGGTCAGAAAAACTCAACCATCTCTGCTGTTGTACGTAAGCTGGAAGAGCACGGCGCATTGGAAAACACCATTGTGGTTGCGGCTTCTGCTTCAGAGTCTGCAGCACTGCAATACCTGGCAGCCTACTCAGGTTGTACTATGGGTGAATACTTCCGTGACCGCGGTGAAGACGCTTTGATCGTATACGATGACCTCTCTAAGCAGGCTGTTGCATATCGTCAAATTTCACTGTTGCTGCGTCGTCCGCCAGGTCGTGAAGCATTCCCTGGTGACGTTTTCTACCTCCACTCTCGCTTACTTGAGCGTGCAGCGCGTGTTAACGCTGACTACGTAGAAAAGTTCACTGACGGTAAAGTCAAAGGCCAAACGGGTTCTTTAACTGCCTTACCTATCATTGAAACTCAGGCAGGTGACGTATCGGCGTTCGTACCGACTAACGTTATCTCAATCACCGATGGTCAGATCTTCTTAGAAACTGACTTGTTTAACTCAGGTATTCGTCCTGCGGTTAACGCTGGTGTTTCGGTTTCTCGTGTTGGTGGTTCAGCACAGACCAAAATCATCAAGAAGCTGGGTGGCGGTATCCGTCTTGCCTTGGCTCAGTATCGTGAATTGGCGGCATTCGCTCAGTTCGCATCTGACCTTGATGAATCGACTCGTTCACAGTTGGAACACGGTCAGCGTGTAACCGAACTGATGAAACAGAAACAGTACAAGCCTATGAGCGTGTCTCAAATGGCTGTATCAATTTATGCCGTTGAAAAAGGCTTCTTGAAAGACGTCGAAATCGACAAAATCATGGATTTTGAAGAGTCGCTGCAATCTTTCATGGCGAGCGAATACGCCGAGCTAATGGCTGAGATTGATAAAACTGGCAACTATAACGACGACATCGATGCGCAACTGAAAGCCGCGCTTGAGAAATTCAAGCAAACGCAATCATGGTAATCGCACCTGGCCGCAGTAGCGGCCATTTGTCGTTGAGTTAACAGGAGAATCGTCATGGCCAGCGGTAAAGAGATAAAAACTCAGATCTCGAGTATCGGTAATACTCAGAAGATCACCAGTGCTATGGAAATGGTCGCTGCGTCGAAAATGAAAAAGGCGCAGGAACGTATGGAGGCAAGTCGCCCCTATGCGGACACCATTCGCAAGGTGATTGGTCATGTGGCGCGCGGTAACCTTGAGTATCGTCATCCATTTATGGAAGAACGTCAGGTTAAGCGTGTGGGTTACATCATTGTTTCTACCGACCGTGGTTTGTGTGGCGGCTTGAACGGTAATGAGTTCAAGAAAGTCGTTAAGCATGCTAACGAATGGAAAGAGCAGGATGTTGAAGCGGATTTTGCCGCAATAGGCAGCAAAGCAACCGGTTTCTTCAAGCGTTTTGGTAAGTTGAAAGCGCAAGTTTCAGGTATGGGCGATAAGCCAGAGCTGAAAGAAATCACCGGTTCTATCCAGGTTATGCTGGATGCCTTTGAAGAAGGTAAAATTGATCGCTTGTACGTCGTATTCAACAAATTTGTGAATACGATGACCCAGGAGCCGACCATTCATCAATTGTTGCCATTGCCGCAAGCAGGATCGGAAGAAGAAGTGCAAACAGGTAGCTGGGATTACCTGTATGAGCCGAATCCAGAAAGTATTCTAGATACGCTAATCCGTCGCTTTGTAGAAATGCAGGTGTATCAGGGTGTCGTAGATAACTTTGCTAGTGAGCAAGCCGCTCGGATGATTGCGATGAAGGCTGCGACTGACAACGCCGAAGATATTATCGATCAGCTGCAATTGCAGTATAACAAGGCGCGTCAGGCAGCAATTACGCAAGAAATTTCGGAAATCGTGTCCGGCGCCGAAGCGGTATAACGCGGCAACGGTTAACAGAATTGAAGAGTTAGAGGAAACGTCATGAGTCAAGGTAAGGTCGTACAAATTATCGGCGCCGTTGTGGATTTAGAATTTCCACAAGACGCTGTACCAAAAGTATACGACGCACTGAAAGTGACCGAAGGTGGTTTAGAAGGTTTGGTTCTTGAAGTTCAGCAGCAGCTGGGCGGCGGAATCGTACGTGCCATCGCAATGGGTACAACTGACGGTCTGCGTCGTGGTATCACCGCTAAAAATACCGGTGAATCAATCATGGTTCCTGTGGGTAAGAAGACCCTGGGCCGTATTATGGATGTATTGGGTAACCCAATTGATGAAGCGGGCCCTATCGGTGAAGACGAGAAAATGTCGATTCACCGTGCAGCACCAAGCTACGAAGAACAGTCAAACACTAACGAGCTGTTAGAAACCGGTATCAAAGTCATTGACTTGATTTGCCCGTTTGCTAAAGGCGGTAAAGTGGGTCTGTTCGGTGGTGCTGGTGTTGGTAAAACCGTTAACATGATGGAGCTTATCCGTAACATCGCTATCGAGCACAGCGGTTACTCAGTATTCGCTGGTGTTGGTGAGCGTACTCGTGAAGGTAATGACTTCTATCACGAGATGAACGATTCAAACGTTCTGGATAAAGTATCACTGGTTTATGGTCAGATGAACGAGCCACCAGGTAACCGTTTACGTGTTGCTTTAACCGGTTTGACTATCGCTGAGAAATTCCGTGACGAAGGTCGCGATGTACTTTTCTTCGTTGATAACATCTACCGTTACACACTGGCCGGTACTGAGGTATCAGCATTGTTAGGCCGTATGCCTTCAGCGGTTGGTTATCAGCCTACTCTAGCCGAAGAAATGGGTGTTCTTCAGGAACGTATCACTTCGACTAAGACAGGCTCAATCACGTCTGTTCAGGCCGTTTACGTACCTGCGGATGACTTAACGGATCCATCACCTGCAACAACCTTCGCTCACTTGGATGCGACTGTTGTATTGAACCGTGACATCGCGTCATTGGGTATCTACCCTGCAGTTGACCCATTGGATTCAACGTCACGTCAATTGGACCCACAGGTTATCGGTGATGAGCACTACGACACCGCAATGGGTGTTCAGGAAGTACTGCAACGCTATAAAGAGCTGAAAGACATCATTGCGATTCTGGGTATGGACGAGCTGTCTGAAGAGGACAAACTGTCTGTATCTCGTGCTCGTAAAATCCAGCGCTTCTTGTCGCAGCCTTTCTTCGTAGCCGAAGTATTTACTGGTGCGCCAGGTAAATACGTATCGTTGAAAGACACTATTGCCGGCTTTAAAGGCATTTTAGATGGCGAATACGACGATATGCCAGAGCAGGCCTTCTACATGGTTGGTACCATCGAAGAAGCGGTAGAAAAAGCCAAAAACCTGTAACCAACCGGGAGGTTTGAATGGCAACACAAACATTAAATCTGGACGTTGTTAGCGCTGAAGAGAAACTGTTCTCAGGCGTCGTACAAACGGTTCAGGTTTCTGGTAGCGAAGGTGAGCTGGGTATTTACCCAGGTCACGCACCTCTACTGACAAAAATTAAGCCAGGTATGGTGCGTTATGTCAGTGAAGCAGGTGATGAAGAGCTTATGTATGTCGCTGGCGGTGTTCTAGAAGTTCAGCCGGGTCATGTCATTGTACTTGCTGATGTTGCAGTACGTGGCGATGAGCTAGATGAGCAAGCCGCAGAAGCTGCGAAAAAACGTGCTGAAGAAGCGATTGCTGACTCGAGTGCTGATGTCACTTATGCGGAAGCTATTGCCGAATTATCACGTGCGTTGGCTCAGCTTGAGGTTATTCGTAAGCTTAAGCGCTAAAAGTTTGTATATAACCTGTAAAAGGCCTTGTTGTGAGTACAACAAGGCCTTTTTTGTCGTTACAATGCCGGTTATGAATGTTTTATTAAGGACTCGATAATTATGAAGTTACGCGTTGTGATTCTGGCGGCTGGTAAAGGAACCAGAATGCGCTCAGACTTACCCAAAGTGCTGCATAAGGTGGCGAATAAACCAATGGTTGAGCACGTGATTGATACCGCGCGTTCGTTAAAGCCTGAGGCAGTAAACCTGATATATGGCCATGGCGGTGAGCAATTACAGCAAAGTATTCAGGGCGACGATTTAACCTGGGTAGAGCAACGCGAACAACTCGGCACCGGACATGCGGTTCAACAAGTTATTCCCTTCCTGAATGATGATGAAAAAGTCGTTATTTTATACGGTGACGTGCCGTTACTAAGTGAGTCCACTCTAATCAAACTATTAACGGCCACACAAACCACTGAGCTGGGTCTTCTTACCATGACGCTCGATGACCCAACCGGTTATGGTCGTATTGTTAGGAACACAGACAAGCAAGTTACCGGGATTGTGGAGCAAAAAGACGCAAGCACAGAGCAACTAGTGATTCAGGAAGTGAACACCGGTATTATGATTGCCGATGGTGCCAAGCTAAAATCGTGGTTAGAAAATTTAAGCAACAACAATGCACAGAAAGAATATTATTTGACGGATATTGTGGCGATGGCCGCTGAACAGGGTGTGACAATTGCCACCGCACAACCCGACGCAACCTATGAAGTTGAGGGGGCGAATAATCGCCAGCAGTTAGCTCAACTAGAACGAGCTTTTCAGCG is drawn from Idiomarina piscisalsi and contains these coding sequences:
- the glmU gene encoding bifunctional UDP-N-acetylglucosamine diphosphorylase/glucosamine-1-phosphate N-acetyltransferase GlmU — encoded protein: MKLRVVILAAGKGTRMRSDLPKVLHKVANKPMVEHVIDTARSLKPEAVNLIYGHGGEQLQQSIQGDDLTWVEQREQLGTGHAVQQVIPFLNDDEKVVILYGDVPLLSESTLIKLLTATQTTELGLLTMTLDDPTGYGRIVRNTDKQVTGIVEQKDASTEQLVIQEVNTGIMIADGAKLKSWLENLSNNNAQKEYYLTDIVAMAAEQGVTIATAQPDATYEVEGANNRQQLAQLERAFQRRKADELMTQGVTLIDPARFDCRGKLTVGNDVTFDINVVIEGDVTIGNNVTIEPNCVIKDAKIGDNTVVRANSHIEGATVAQNCKVGPFARLRPGAELADEAQVGNFVEMKKSRLGKGSKASHLTYLGDAQVGDYANIGAGTITCNYDGVNKFLTEIGNGAFIGSNSSLVAPVKIGNNATVGAGSVVTREVADQELAVARGKQRNISGWQRPQKKGS
- a CDS encoding F0F1 ATP synthase subunit epsilon encodes the protein MATQTLNLDVVSAEEKLFSGVVQTVQVSGSEGELGIYPGHAPLLTKIKPGMVRYVSEAGDEELMYVAGGVLEVQPGHVIVLADVAVRGDELDEQAAEAAKKRAEEAIADSSADVTYAEAIAELSRALAQLEVIRKLKR
- the atpA gene encoding F0F1 ATP synthase subunit alpha, with amino-acid sequence MQLNSNEIAELIKQRIEKFEVTSEARNEGTIMSVQDGIIRVHGLADCLQGEMIELPGNRYAIALNLERDSVGAVVMGPYADLQEGTKVKSTGRILEVPVGEKLLGRVVNTLGQPIDGKGPVEADGYEPVEKIAPGVIERQSVDQPVQTGYKSIDSMIPVGRGQRELIIGDRQTGKTALAVDAIINQKNSGIKCVYVAIGQKNSTISAVVRKLEEHGALENTIVVAASASESAALQYLAAYSGCTMGEYFRDRGEDALIVYDDLSKQAVAYRQISLLLRRPPGREAFPGDVFYLHSRLLERAARVNADYVEKFTDGKVKGQTGSLTALPIIETQAGDVSAFVPTNVISITDGQIFLETDLFNSGIRPAVNAGVSVSRVGGSAQTKIIKKLGGGIRLALAQYRELAAFAQFASDLDESTRSQLEHGQRVTELMKQKQYKPMSVSQMAVSIYAVEKGFLKDVEIDKIMDFEESLQSFMASEYAELMAEIDKTGNYNDDIDAQLKAALEKFKQTQSW
- the atpG gene encoding F0F1 ATP synthase subunit gamma; translation: MASGKEIKTQISSIGNTQKITSAMEMVAASKMKKAQERMEASRPYADTIRKVIGHVARGNLEYRHPFMEERQVKRVGYIIVSTDRGLCGGLNGNEFKKVVKHANEWKEQDVEADFAAIGSKATGFFKRFGKLKAQVSGMGDKPELKEITGSIQVMLDAFEEGKIDRLYVVFNKFVNTMTQEPTIHQLLPLPQAGSEEEVQTGSWDYLYEPNPESILDTLIRRFVEMQVYQGVVDNFASEQAARMIAMKAATDNAEDIIDQLQLQYNKARQAAITQEISEIVSGAEAV
- the atpD gene encoding F0F1 ATP synthase subunit beta — protein: MSQGKVVQIIGAVVDLEFPQDAVPKVYDALKVTEGGLEGLVLEVQQQLGGGIVRAIAMGTTDGLRRGITAKNTGESIMVPVGKKTLGRIMDVLGNPIDEAGPIGEDEKMSIHRAAPSYEEQSNTNELLETGIKVIDLICPFAKGGKVGLFGGAGVGKTVNMMELIRNIAIEHSGYSVFAGVGERTREGNDFYHEMNDSNVLDKVSLVYGQMNEPPGNRLRVALTGLTIAEKFRDEGRDVLFFVDNIYRYTLAGTEVSALLGRMPSAVGYQPTLAEEMGVLQERITSTKTGSITSVQAVYVPADDLTDPSPATTFAHLDATVVLNRDIASLGIYPAVDPLDSTSRQLDPQVIGDEHYDTAMGVQEVLQRYKELKDIIAILGMDELSEEDKLSVSRARKIQRFLSQPFFVAEVFTGAPGKYVSLKDTIAGFKGILDGEYDDMPEQAFYMVGTIEEAVEKAKNL